One Candidatus Ornithobacterium hominis genomic region harbors:
- the secA gene encoding preprotein translocase subunit SecA — protein MGFLDKILKGFLGNKNEKDVKELRKVVDEILAAEKEIEKLSIDEIREKTASFKAKIKEATQKQTDEINALKRQAEESENVSEKDEIFNKIDQLNQDKYKIEESVLNEILPQAYALVKETAKRFYKEDQIIVKATPFDRQLSGKKDYVSLKGDDQAVWQTSWNAAGKAVEWDMVHYDVQLIGGTVLHQGKIAEMQTGEGKTLVATLPLYLNALTGRGVHVITVNDYLARRDASWIGPLMEFHGLSVDCIDNHQPNSEGRKEAYKKDIIYGTNNEFGFDYLRDNMATSTDKLVQQELNYAVIDEVDSVLIDDARTPLIISGPVPQGDRQEFDQLKPNIETLVNAQRKELSQSLNDAKKIWKNGDKKAAGFELMKVYRGLPKYKPLIKFLSEEGVRTQLQKTEAYYMQDNNREMHKIDEHLYFTIDEKNNQINLTDKGIDKLTQGSSDPSFFILPDITTEIAKIEQKNLSQEEEHEEKEKFFRDFAIKSERIHTMNQLLKAYTLFEKDVEYVVMEDQVKIVDEQTGRIMDGRRYSDGLHQAIEAKENVKIEAATQTFATITLQNYFRMYNKLSGMTGTAETEAGEFWEIYKLDVIAIPTNRPIARDDRQDLIYKTNREKYNAVIEEILHLSQEQKRPVLVGTTSVEVSEFLSRSLQMRKIPHNVLNAKLHKQEADVVAQAGQPGKITIATNMAGRGTDIKLIEEVKDAGGLAIIGTERHDSRRVDRQLRGRSGRQGDPGSSQFFVSLEDSLMRLFGSEKISKLMDRMGHKEGDVLQHSMVSKSIERAQKKVEENNFGIRKRLLEYDDVMNRQREVIYTRRRNALNGERLDTDIANMIYDTSAAIVGEHKASGKFQDFKLDLINYFTMESPVSEEEFKTTQTNKLVEAVFQAAMEDYKIKFKTTAEKAYPVIANVFENNGQNFKRIQIPFSDGNKNLMVITDLEEAYHSHGKKLMKDFEKNITLALIDEHWKEHLRDMDDLRRSVQNVTYEQKDPLVVYKEESFYMFRNMIDTINREVVSFLFKGELPAPDPEQIQRTRKEREEKMQMSRGEDMSEAQQQQQQVADRQQQPEPQQIQPRYVMKIGRNEVVRIRNVQTNQVEEVKYKKAEPLIDSGEWVMDNE, from the coding sequence ATGGGATTTTTAGATAAGATATTAAAGGGTTTTTTGGGCAATAAAAATGAGAAAGATGTCAAAGAACTTAGAAAAGTAGTTGATGAAATTTTAGCTGCAGAAAAGGAGATTGAAAAACTTTCTATCGATGAAATAAGAGAAAAAACAGCTTCTTTTAAAGCAAAAATAAAAGAAGCTACTCAAAAGCAAACGGATGAAATCAATGCGTTGAAACGCCAAGCTGAGGAATCTGAAAATGTGAGCGAGAAAGATGAAATTTTCAATAAAATTGACCAACTCAATCAAGATAAATATAAAATTGAGGAAAGTGTCTTAAATGAAATTTTGCCACAAGCCTATGCTTTAGTGAAGGAAACGGCTAAAAGATTTTATAAAGAAGACCAAATTATAGTTAAAGCAACTCCGTTTGATCGCCAACTCTCAGGCAAGAAAGATTATGTAAGCCTGAAAGGAGATGACCAAGCTGTATGGCAAACCTCTTGGAATGCAGCTGGGAAGGCGGTGGAATGGGATATGGTTCACTACGATGTTCAGTTAATCGGTGGTACAGTTTTGCACCAAGGTAAAATTGCTGAAATGCAAACGGGTGAAGGTAAAACGTTGGTAGCTACGTTGCCGTTGTATCTTAATGCGTTGACGGGGCGAGGGGTTCATGTGATTACGGTAAATGATTACTTGGCACGCCGTGATGCTTCATGGATTGGTCCTCTTATGGAATTCCATGGATTGAGCGTGGATTGTATAGATAATCACCAACCTAATTCTGAAGGAAGAAAAGAAGCTTATAAAAAAGATATTATCTACGGAACAAATAATGAGTTTGGTTTTGATTATTTGCGGGATAATATGGCGACTTCTACCGATAAATTGGTGCAACAGGAGCTAAATTATGCTGTGATAGATGAGGTGGATTCTGTTTTGATAGATGATGCGAGAACACCGCTGATAATTTCAGGGCCAGTTCCACAAGGCGATAGACAGGAATTTGATCAACTTAAACCAAATATTGAAACCTTGGTCAATGCACAACGAAAAGAACTTTCACAGTCGCTGAACGACGCTAAAAAAATATGGAAAAACGGTGATAAAAAAGCAGCTGGTTTTGAATTGATGAAAGTGTATCGTGGCTTGCCCAAGTACAAACCATTGATTAAATTTTTGAGTGAAGAAGGGGTAAGAACTCAGTTGCAAAAAACAGAGGCTTATTACATGCAAGACAATAATCGAGAAATGCATAAAATTGATGAACATTTGTATTTCACGATTGATGAAAAAAACAATCAAATTAATCTTACCGATAAAGGAATTGATAAATTAACACAAGGTTCTTCTGACCCTTCATTCTTTATTTTGCCAGATATTACGACAGAAATTGCGAAGATTGAACAAAAAAATCTTTCGCAGGAAGAAGAGCATGAAGAAAAAGAAAAATTCTTCAGAGATTTTGCCATTAAATCAGAGCGGATTCATACCATGAATCAACTTTTGAAAGCTTATACCTTGTTTGAAAAAGATGTAGAATACGTGGTGATGGAAGATCAGGTGAAAATCGTGGATGAACAAACTGGTCGAATCATGGATGGACGAAGATACTCTGACGGTTTGCATCAAGCGATAGAAGCAAAAGAAAATGTGAAAATCGAAGCAGCAACCCAAACTTTTGCAACAATTACATTGCAAAACTACTTCAGAATGTACAATAAACTTTCTGGAATGACGGGGACTGCAGAAACTGAAGCTGGTGAATTCTGGGAAATTTATAAACTAGACGTGATTGCAATCCCTACAAATCGCCCCATTGCACGAGATGACCGCCAAGATTTGATTTATAAAACCAATCGGGAGAAATATAATGCGGTGATAGAAGAAATTTTACATCTGTCTCAAGAACAAAAAAGACCAGTATTGGTGGGTACAACCTCTGTAGAAGTTTCTGAATTTTTGTCGCGTTCACTGCAAATGAGAAAAATCCCACATAATGTCTTGAACGCAAAATTACATAAGCAAGAAGCAGACGTAGTGGCTCAAGCTGGCCAGCCAGGGAAAATCACGATCGCAACTAATATGGCAGGGCGAGGTACAGATATTAAATTAATAGAAGAAGTAAAAGATGCGGGCGGTTTAGCAATCATTGGTACAGAAAGACATGACTCCAGGCGAGTAGACAGACAGTTGAGAGGACGCTCAGGAAGGCAAGGAGACCCAGGGAGTTCACAATTCTTTGTCTCTTTAGAAGACAGCTTAATGCGTTTGTTTGGCTCCGAAAAAATCTCCAAATTAATGGATCGAATGGGGCATAAAGAAGGCGATGTGTTACAACATTCGATGGTTTCTAAATCTATTGAAAGAGCGCAGAAAAAAGTTGAAGAGAATAACTTTGGTATCAGAAAAAGATTACTAGAATACGATGACGTGATGAACCGCCAGCGAGAGGTCATCTATACCCGTAGGCGTAATGCACTCAACGGAGAAAGATTGGATACAGATATCGCCAATATGATTTATGATACAAGTGCCGCAATTGTAGGAGAACACAAGGCTAGTGGCAAGTTTCAAGACTTTAAGCTAGACTTAATCAATTACTTCACTATGGAATCGCCCGTGAGTGAAGAGGAATTTAAAACTACACAAACAAATAAATTAGTGGAAGCCGTTTTTCAAGCAGCAATGGAAGATTATAAAATCAAATTCAAGACTACTGCAGAAAAAGCCTATCCAGTCATTGCTAATGTTTTTGAGAACAATGGGCAGAACTTTAAGCGAATTCAAATTCCTTTTTCAGATGGAAACAAGAACTTGATGGTGATAACTGATTTAGAAGAAGCGTATCATTCTCATGGTAAAAAACTGATGAAAGATTTTGAAAAAAACATCACCTTAGCATTGATAGACGAGCATTGGAAAGAACACTTGAGAGATATGGATGATCTTCGCCGTTCGGTTCAGAATGTGACTTATGAACAAAAAGATCCACTGGTGGTTTATAAAGAGGAATCTTTTTATATGTTCCGAAATATGATTGATACGATAAATAGAGAAGTCGTTTCTTTCTTATTCAAAGGTGAATTACCAGCACCAGACCCCGAGCAAATTCAGCGTACAAGAAAAGAAAGAGAAGAGAAAATGCAGATGAGCAGGGGAGAGGACATGAGTGAAGCACAACAGCAGCAACAGCAAGTGGCAGACCGTCAGCAGCAGCCTGAACCACAGCAAATTCAGCCT
- a CDS encoding DUF2795 domain-containing protein has protein sequence MYWTLELASYLSDAPWPATKDELIDYAIRTGAPLEVVENLQSIEDEGESYEAIQEIWSDYPAEDDFLWNEDEY, from the coding sequence ATGTACTGGACATTAGAATTAGCATCTTATTTAAGTGACGCTCCTTGGCCGGCAACGAAAGACGAATTAATCGATTACGCCATTCGTACAGGAGCACCCTTGGAGGTGGTTGAAAATTTACAGTCAATTGAAGATGAAGGGGAATCCTATGAGGCCATTCAAGAAATTTGGTCAGATTACCCAGCAGAAGATGACTTCCTCTGGAATGAAGACGAATATTAA
- the recG gene encoding ATP-dependent DNA helicase RecG, with protein sequence MNNPLYTPIDYISGVGPARAEILRNELKISQLRNLLYHFPFRYVDKTQFHRIAEINSTSTDLQIIGRLQNLKELGEGGKKRLSAELIDATGRVDLVWFKTSDWQKNKIKELLNQHVILFGKPQLFNQKISFTHPELKLFNPKEKLEGILEPVYPSTEKIQKKGISTRVWQKIMTEALNLARGYIRENLSHSILKNYNLIKRETAFEWIHFPPDIHSLEQARRRLKFEEFFFLHLSLLVQKIIGKRNYRSHAFLEIGDYFNTFYHKHLDFELTSAQKRVIKEIRSDLGKEQQMNRLLQGDVGSGKTIVAFLCMLMAADNGFQSLLMAPTEILAQQHFDGLKNQADKIGLSIALLTGSTSRKERKIIHENLENGELSILVGTHALIEEKVKFKNLGLAIVDEQHRFGVAQRAKLWRKGKKPPHILIMTATPIPRTLAMTLYGDLDVSTIDELPAGRKPIKTVHRKDQDRLAVFNFIASEISKGRQAYIVYPLIQESDKMDYKDLMDGFESVSRYFPLPKYAVSIVHGQMHPDAKEHEMQRFVNGETDIMVATTVIEVGVNVPNASIMVIESAEKFGLSQLHQLRGRVGRGSEQSYCILMTKDQLNETAFRRISTMCETNDGFRISEVDLELRGPGNVMGTQQSGLLELKIADLNQDKEIFLAARLAAEKVFDSDPLLQNNENQNIKYFFEKYHLKKIGWANIG encoded by the coding sequence GTGAACAATCCGCTTTACACTCCTATCGATTACATTTCTGGCGTGGGGCCAGCACGTGCCGAGATTCTAAGAAATGAACTGAAAATTTCTCAACTTCGAAATTTGCTTTATCATTTCCCATTTCGGTATGTGGATAAGACGCAGTTTCATCGCATTGCTGAAATTAATTCTACTAGCACTGATTTACAAATAATTGGTAGGCTTCAAAATCTTAAAGAATTGGGCGAAGGAGGAAAAAAAAGACTCTCAGCTGAGCTAATCGACGCAACGGGACGTGTGGATTTAGTATGGTTTAAAACCAGCGATTGGCAAAAAAATAAAATTAAAGAATTGCTCAACCAGCACGTCATTTTATTTGGTAAGCCGCAGCTATTCAATCAGAAAATCAGTTTTACTCATCCTGAATTGAAACTTTTTAACCCTAAAGAAAAATTGGAGGGAATATTGGAGCCCGTTTACCCTTCCACCGAAAAAATTCAGAAAAAAGGGATTTCTACACGAGTTTGGCAAAAAATCATGACCGAGGCTCTAAATCTAGCGCGTGGCTACATTCGGGAAAATTTATCTCATTCCATTTTAAAGAATTATAATTTAATCAAAAGAGAAACAGCTTTTGAGTGGATTCATTTTCCGCCTGACATTCATTCGCTTGAGCAGGCTCGCCGACGACTAAAATTTGAAGAGTTTTTCTTTCTACATCTTTCTCTGCTTGTGCAGAAAATCATCGGTAAAAGAAATTATCGCTCACATGCTTTTCTAGAAATTGGTGATTATTTCAATACGTTTTATCATAAGCATTTGGATTTTGAATTAACTTCTGCACAGAAGAGAGTAATAAAAGAAATTCGCTCTGACTTAGGTAAAGAGCAGCAAATGAATCGCTTACTACAAGGCGACGTAGGTAGTGGGAAAACGATTGTAGCTTTTCTCTGCATGCTAATGGCTGCCGACAACGGGTTTCAGTCGCTACTGATGGCTCCGACCGAAATTTTAGCGCAACAACACTTTGATGGCTTAAAAAATCAAGCTGATAAAATTGGGCTTAGCATTGCCTTATTAACGGGTTCTACATCGAGGAAAGAGCGAAAAATTATTCATGAAAATTTAGAAAATGGAGAACTTTCAATTTTGGTAGGAACACATGCTCTGATTGAAGAAAAAGTGAAATTCAAGAATTTGGGTTTAGCCATTGTTGATGAACAGCACCGATTTGGCGTGGCTCAACGGGCAAAATTATGGAGGAAAGGTAAAAAGCCTCCGCATATCTTAATCATGACAGCCACGCCAATCCCTAGGACTTTGGCGATGACATTGTATGGGGACTTAGATGTTTCTACTATTGATGAGCTTCCAGCAGGTCGTAAACCCATCAAAACTGTTCACCGAAAAGACCAAGACCGCCTAGCTGTATTTAACTTTATTGCTTCTGAAATTTCCAAAGGTCGGCAGGCATATATCGTCTATCCACTGATTCAGGAGTCAGATAAAATGGATTATAAAGATTTAATGGACGGATTTGAGAGCGTTTCTCGTTATTTCCCTCTACCCAAATATGCCGTGAGCATTGTACACGGGCAAATGCACCCTGATGCAAAAGAGCATGAGATGCAACGATTTGTAAATGGCGAAACAGACATCATGGTTGCTACAACGGTGATAGAAGTCGGGGTAAATGTTCCTAATGCCAGCATTATGGTAATTGAAAGTGCAGAGAAATTTGGTTTATCTCAACTGCACCAATTGCGAGGGCGCGTGGGGCGTGGTAGCGAGCAAAGTTATTGCATTTTGATGACAAAAGACCAGTTGAATGAAACGGCATTTCGGCGAATTTCTACAATGTGCGAAACCAATGATGGCTTCCGAATTTCTGAAGTAGATTTGGAATTGCGTGGCCCTGGGAACGTAATGGGCACACAACAAAGCGGGCTTTTGGAATTGAAAATAGCTGATTTAAATCAAGATAAAGAAATCTTCCTTGCTGCGCGTCTCGCTGCTGAAAAAGTTTTTGATTCAGACCCTCTACTGCAAAACAATGAAAATCAAAATATTAAATATTTTTTTGAAAAATATCATTTGAAAAAAATTGGCTGGGCTAATATTGGTTAA
- a CDS encoding DUF819 domain-containing protein yields MQAYFTNDAIVLGLLMAVLAIIFYLESSKKPFWVKFFTYVPSLLLCYFVPALLKWPLGLVDGEVSQLYYVASRYLLPAALILLCLGIDFKGIMRLGPKAIIMFLAGTIGIILGGPIALLVIEYLFPSLIPSNLSVNELWRGMSTIAGSWIGGGANQTAMKEVFEVADNIFGIMIVVDVIVANIWMGFLLYGANIRDKANRLLKADNTAILDLEKRMEDYNASVKKIPTTTEVFILMAVAFGGVALAHWGADIITPFMEERIESLKNMNLQSLASGFFWLVVIATTIGLALSFTSARKLEGVGATRWGSVFIYVLVATIGMKMDLAQIFDKDNIGLFLIGLTWMLVHVIILLLVAKMIKAPFFFVAVGSQANVGGAASAPIVASAFNPSLASVGVLMAVLGYALGTYGALICAILMEMVATG; encoded by the coding sequence ATGCAAGCTTATTTCACAAATGACGCTATCGTTTTAGGATTATTAATGGCCGTTTTAGCTATTATTTTTTATCTAGAATCGTCTAAAAAACCTTTTTGGGTTAAATTTTTCACTTATGTGCCTTCACTTTTGTTATGTTATTTCGTGCCAGCATTGCTCAAATGGCCTTTGGGCTTGGTAGATGGTGAAGTTTCACAATTATATTACGTTGCATCTCGCTATTTGCTACCCGCAGCATTAATTTTGTTATGTTTAGGAATTGATTTTAAAGGAATCATGCGGTTAGGCCCCAAAGCAATCATTATGTTTCTGGCAGGAACGATTGGAATAATTTTAGGAGGGCCAATTGCTCTTTTGGTTATAGAATATTTATTTCCTAGCTTGATTCCTAGCAATTTATCAGTAAATGAGCTTTGGCGAGGGATGTCTACAATTGCTGGAAGTTGGATTGGTGGTGGAGCTAACCAAACTGCCATGAAAGAAGTTTTTGAGGTTGCGGATAATATTTTTGGGATTATGATTGTGGTGGACGTGATTGTCGCAAATATATGGATGGGGTTCTTATTATACGGTGCAAATATTCGCGATAAAGCCAATCGATTATTAAAAGCTGACAATACAGCTATTTTGGATTTGGAAAAAAGGATGGAAGATTACAATGCATCGGTTAAAAAGATTCCTACAACGACAGAAGTTTTTATCTTGATGGCAGTCGCCTTCGGAGGAGTTGCGCTTGCGCACTGGGGCGCAGATATAATTACACCATTTATGGAAGAGCGAATTGAGAGTTTAAAAAATATGAATCTACAGTCTTTGGCGAGCGGATTCTTCTGGCTGGTGGTCATTGCTACAACTATTGGTCTAGCATTGTCTTTTACAAGTGCAAGAAAATTAGAAGGCGTAGGCGCTACGCGTTGGGGCTCCGTTTTTATTTACGTTTTAGTAGCAACGATAGGAATGAAAATGGATTTGGCTCAAATATTTGATAAAGACAATATCGGATTATTCCTAATTGGACTTACTTGGATGCTTGTGCATGTCATTATTCTTTTGCTTGTTGCCAAGATGATAAAGGCTCCATTTTTCTTTGTAGCGGTAGGCTCTCAAGCCAATGTAGGAGGAGCAGCAAGTGCACCTATTGTCGCATCTGCGTTCAACCCAAGTTTGGCATCAGTCGGAGTTTTAATGGCAGTATTGGGCTATGCACTTGGCACATACGGAGCCTTGATTTGCGCAATTTTGATGGAAATGGTTGCAACAGGATAA
- the miaA gene encoding tRNA (adenosine(37)-N6)-dimethylallyltransferase MiaA produces MRKGTLIVVVGPTAIGKTKLAIDIAQNFDAEIISSDSRQFYQEMEIGTAVPSQEELAAIKHHFIQHISIVKDYSVGDFEREALEFIQEYFEKKEILVMVGGSGLYEKAVTQGLDNFPEIPAEIRTRLNQELSRFGLEKLQKELAEKDSMYFSKIDENNPQRVIRALEIIRGSGKTYSSFLNQKKKARDFDVIKIGLTAEREMIYERINQRVDVMMKNGLLGEVKKLYGFKALNALQTVGYRELFAYFEGEYDLNFAIEEIKKNTRRFAKRQLTWYRKDNLVQWFDFRNKELVINYLNKKMQF; encoded by the coding sequence ATGAGAAAAGGAACTTTAATTGTGGTGGTAGGCCCCACAGCGATAGGAAAAACGAAGTTGGCTATTGATATTGCTCAGAATTTTGATGCCGAAATAATTTCATCAGACAGTCGCCAATTCTACCAAGAAATGGAAATCGGGACAGCTGTACCATCTCAGGAAGAGTTAGCCGCAATCAAGCATCATTTCATCCAACACATTTCGATTGTAAAAGATTATTCTGTAGGTGATTTTGAGCGAGAAGCGTTGGAGTTTATACAAGAGTATTTTGAGAAAAAAGAAATTCTAGTCATGGTCGGCGGCTCTGGATTGTATGAAAAAGCAGTGACACAAGGCTTGGATAATTTCCCAGAAATTCCTGCTGAGATTAGAACTAGGCTGAACCAAGAATTATCGAGATTTGGGCTTGAAAAATTGCAAAAAGAATTAGCTGAAAAAGATTCAATGTATTTTTCAAAAATTGATGAAAATAATCCGCAGCGCGTGATTCGTGCACTGGAAATAATCAGAGGTAGTGGTAAGACTTATTCTTCATTTTTAAATCAAAAGAAAAAAGCACGAGATTTTGATGTTATTAAAATCGGATTGACCGCTGAACGAGAAATGATTTATGAGCGAATTAACCAGCGCGTGGACGTGATGATGAAAAATGGTTTGCTGGGAGAAGTGAAAAAATTGTATGGATTTAAAGCTTTAAATGCTTTACAAACTGTCGGTTACCGAGAATTATTTGCTTATTTTGAAGGCGAATATGACTTGAATTTTGCCATCGAAGAAATCAAAAAAAATACTCGAAGATTTGCCAAAAGACAACTCACTTGGTATCGCAAAGATAATCTGGTACAATGGTTTGATTTTAGAAATAAAGAATTGGTAATTAATTATTTAAATAAAAAAATGCAATTTTAG
- the can gene encoding carbonate dehydratase — protein sequence MKKFYNQLLENNKNWVKSVIDKSPDFFSDLSKGQQPPVLWIGCADSRVPANQIIGAKPGEVFVHRNIANMIVHTDMNMLSILDYAVNSLKIKHIIVCGHYGCGGVKAAMGKDSVGIIDNWLRHIKDVYRLHQAELEQIKDKEEKWDRFVELNVEEQVYDLAKTSIVQSAWKNEQELGLHGWVYNIKDGLIKDLGLNIYNDEELEDVYKLNI from the coding sequence ATGAAAAAATTTTATAACCAATTACTAGAAAATAATAAAAACTGGGTAAAAAGTGTGATAGATAAATCGCCTGATTTCTTCAGCGATTTATCTAAAGGGCAGCAGCCGCCTGTGCTATGGATAGGCTGTGCAGATAGCAGGGTTCCTGCCAATCAAATCATCGGAGCCAAGCCAGGCGAAGTTTTTGTGCACAGAAACATTGCCAATATGATTGTTCATACCGATATGAATATGCTTTCAATATTAGATTACGCTGTGAATAGTTTGAAAATCAAGCATATAATTGTTTGTGGACACTATGGTTGCGGTGGCGTAAAAGCCGCAATGGGCAAAGATTCTGTTGGGATTATAGATAATTGGCTCAGGCACATTAAAGATGTTTATCGTCTGCATCAAGCTGAATTAGAGCAAATCAAAGATAAGGAAGAAAAATGGGACAGATTTGTGGAGCTGAATGTGGAAGAGCAGGTGTATGATTTGGCTAAAACCAGTATTGTACAAAGTGCTTGGAAAAATGAGCAAGAGCTGGGTTTACATGGTTGGGTTTATAATATCAAAGATGGTTTAATTAAAGACTTGGGGTTAAATATCTATAACGATGAAGAATTGGAAGATGTCTATAAATTAAATATTTAA